The following are encoded together in the Ovis aries strain OAR_USU_Benz2616 breed Rambouillet chromosome 15, ARS-UI_Ramb_v3.0, whole genome shotgun sequence genome:
- the LOC132657899 gene encoding LOW QUALITY PROTEIN: interferon-induced very large GTPase 1-like (The sequence of the model RefSeq protein was modified relative to this genomic sequence to represent the inferred CDS: inserted 2 bases in 2 codons), which yields KKSQEKLDNKKSGYEKELLQKSQNLALLLNGTKLSEEELHEKFNPLWEKWVYDVSSSLPPAVEPKIKVDSENILLEYFKKEKGITSIVENYSGQKFEEFEINYDKHVTMNRKYWRFSTMTIDPLDIYSINMTTDNIISKVNETVNKICQQKHDYNRNYFYEILKIIEEEVKSPTQKRYTFTRKYEIDLSLCLFQRASVTFEEMHEAFKRANDPVNYLQSKKDDFFMSFKISCQGATSVKTFVDFLWKKLTPAVSSTIRKNMALKIAGDIRTTCRAFNENRANLEKHILISLAXEENFDNYWQYLHNSKSFFNNYIENHVKIYFSDTGSEKIKTFLQMSLDDIKNAILSAVHASTARAKDKSSTVSGWLDLFCDHLGSTLVFPRKDLISIEHQEIKDIEFIKEAMSKALDPEMKKVEQNCLSKLVEEIIPEIQKMLSEHLCGCWKQCPFCKAICTNTILTHEGDHSVPFHRPQALTGWGWYQTDYFALNYCTSSVASDLFFILKDRRIPYKTYREAGGEYATWSITPDTSTQPCWKWFVCHFRSKLEEKYHKKFINKGEIPDAWXKITKQDVLDDLKKY from the exons aaaaaaagtcaagaaaaactGGATAACAAAAAGTCAGGTTATGAAAAGGAATTATTGCAAAAAAGCCAGAATTTGGCTTTATTGCTAAATGGCACCAAATTGAGCGAGGAAGAGCTCCATGAGAAATTCAACCCACTTTGGGAAAAATGGGTCTATGATGTGTCCTCAAGTCTTCCTCCAGCTGTAGAGCCTAAAATTAAAGTAGATTCTGAGAACATCCTTTTGGAgtatttcaaaaaggaaaaaggcatCACAAGCATAGTGGAGAACTATTCTGGACAAAAGTTTGAAGAGTTTGAAATCAACTATGACAAACATGTTACGATGAACAGGAAATATTGGAGATTCTCTACAATGACAATAGATCCCCTGGATATATACTCCATAAATATGACTACTGACAACATTATTTCAAAAGTTAATGAAACTGTTAACAAAATATGTCAGCAAAAGCATGATTACAATCGAAATTATTTCTATGAAATCCTGAAAATAATAGAAGAGGAGGTGAAGTCACCCACTCAGAAAAGATACACATTtacaagaaaatatgaaatagacTTATCATTGTGTTTATTCCAAAGAGCATCAGTGACATTTGAGGAGATGCACGAGGCATTCAAGAGGGCAAATGATCCTGTAAACTATCTGCAAAGCAAGAAAGATGATTTCTTCATGAGCTTTAAGATCTCTTGTCAAGGAGCAACTTCAGTTAAAacatttgttgattttctgtggaAGAAACTCACACCTGCTGTCTCCAGCACCATAAGGAAAAACATGGCCCTCAAAATTGCTGGGGACATTCGAACCACCTGCCGGGCATTCAATGAAAACAGAGCTAACCTGGAGAAACACATTCTCATCTCTCTGG GAGAGGAAAATTTTGATAACTACTGGCAGTACCTTCATaattcaaaatcattttttaataattacattGAAAAccatgttaaaatatatttttctgacacaggaagtgaaaaaataaagacttttctaCAAATGAGTTTAGATGACATCAAGAATGCCATCCTCTCAGCTGTACATGCATCCACAGCAAGAGCTAAAGATAAAAGCAGCACAGTGTCTGGGTGGTTAGATTTGTTCTGTGATCACCTGGGGAGTACCTTGGTCTTTCCACGAAAAGACTTGATAAGCATTGAACACCAGGAGATAAAAGATATCGAGTTTATCAAAGAGGCCATGAGTAAAGCTTTGGATCCAGAAATGAAGAAGGTAGAACAGAACTGTTTGTCTAAACTTGTAGAAGAAATTATTCCTGAAATCCAGAAAATGCTCTCTGAACATCTCTGTGGCTGCTGGAAACAGTGCCCCTTCTGTAAAGCAATTTGTACGAACACAATCCTTACCCATGAAGGAGACCACAGTGTTCCCTTCCATCGTCCACAGGCTCTCACTGGATGGGGGTGGTATCAAACAGACTATTTTGCCCTTAATTACTGTACTAGTTCAGTAGCAAgtgatctttttttcattttgaaagataGGAGAATCCCATATAAGACCTATCGAGAAGCAGGGGGGGAATATGCCACATGGAGCATCACCCCAGACACATCCACCCAGCCATGCTGGAAGTGGTTTGTCTGTCACTTCAGATCAAAGCtagaagaaaaatatcacaaaaaatTTATCAATAAAGGTGAAATTCCTGATGCCT GAAAAATCACAAAGCAGGATGTGCTTGATgacttgaaaaaatattaa